GATGAAACCAGGGATGATTTTGACAATAAGGGCACAAAAGGGGTTCTTTGTTTTGTGATTCCACCAGTtgagtgatacgctcaaattacacctattaatggcgtaaagcggacgttgtcaaatatagtaacgcaaacaaggttgggatcgaatcccacagggaatatggggagaaaaggatactaattgtatacgatactagtctttaaaggctttaatcctattctggacagtttgaaataatttttgagtaatgtaattgaatactttgacttgaattgtacttaatgcgagagagagactaaggttgtgttctcCATTTtaattagatattatgcttcaggtttcaatgtgatatatttctaatggttgttctaagagtatgcacttgatctcttaaggacttcctaatgtttcccaacagttaggtcgtatttcctctttatgatttttccagatgtaaaagagttgaaatcgaagagcgaccaataatgccaatttagacttgttcttatctctaagtcagtctattaaacgagggttaacgccccgagtcattgttattcaatcttaccaatactgactctctttcctaagaaaagttagtataatggcttaggttaatgcttgcaatcattacccatcactaacgcacaaagatagaataaatactaacaaccattatgcatatatcaatagtagaaattcattcacataatacccatcatgggatccacaactTTAGTATTAAAATTAgttactcatcattttggttaacaaagaaagcttaaaagttaacataatatacttacaatgctaatacaatacggaatggaagtgaagttgttgctttaaatgctccaaccatttcaaatattcaagacttaaagttaatgctcccaaagaAATAtcagaataatgaattaaaacccaactttaagtatttatagggccaaaaatcgcgccaagtttctggacaaaaacacccttacgcggcatcgttatagacagtaacacaggttacggtccgtatctcccagcggatcatggcctcagtcttcagtggccaatgcgttatgccatgacgttacgccccgtaacctaagttacggaccatccttctgggcgtaacctgtgacactacttaggcaaATTTTTGGAAATTATCCTTCatttacggtacacgttacggcccgtaacatgagttacggaccgtcctttatagcggcacgtatcctctctggtacggatctcgttacggcccgtaacatgagttacggaccgtcctctAGCTCTAAGTTGTCCATTTTTcaacatttcttatcatttccgatccttagtcaaccaaccctataaaacacaaaaataacataagaaacaatataaaaacacttaaaaacaagcaacacttctagttacaaaggcataaaatgtgttGCACATCATTGAGTAAGGTTAATTTCAAGTTGTTGTTCCTGGGATTGATGCCTAGAGGTCCTGTAAAATAAAACCAGAGCTTTTTAGCAATATCACCAGTACAAAATAAGTGATCTACTGATTCAAACTCAGTAGTCACTCTATTTGGTTACAACAATAACATTTTGGTTCCATTGAGATTCTGAATCTTGCCACTCTCTGGTCTGTTGAGAGTTTGTTATGTATTGCCCTCCAGATAAGGAAAGATATCTTAAAGAAGATGTTAGAATGCCAAATCCTGTTGTCCATCTGATTTGTGTTCCTCTCCGATCTCATCTCACTCCAAGCTGAACCAATAGAGAATTTGTCATTTTGAGAAAGGGTCCAGATTGGAGTGTCTtctttgttgttattgatgttgactTTCTCAACAATGATTCCATCTTTTATATCATCTGTTAAGGCTGTGCTCAGCTTGTCCCACTCCCAGATACCATTTTGTAAGATCTCATTGATCTTAATGTCAGTAAGCATGTTATTGTTGCCAATTTGTTGATACAGAGGGCCTATCTTACGCCAGTTGTCATACCAAAAGGAGATATTCCCTTACCAACCTTACAAAGGATATTATGATCCATGTCATCCTTGATGCCACAGAGATTTTTCCAAAATAAAGCTTGACCCCTTATCCATTGAGACTTGACAGGATGATTTCCAGATATGTATTTGTTCTTCATGAAGTCACTCCATAGAGAATTGGTAGATCTTAGTGACCACCGTTGCTTGGTGTTAAAGGCCTGACAGATATCTTCCGGTCTTCTAAAATTAGTACCTCCTTCTTTGAAAGGGTAACATAGGTTCTCCCAAGAGGCCCAATGGTGTTTACCACCACTGTCTAGGCCTGACCAGAAGAACCTCGCCATATACTTTTCAATAGTTTGTAGAGTGTCTTTCAGAGGGGTAACAGTAGATAGGAGGTGAATAGGCAATGCAAGGAGAACATGTTTTATAAGGATAGCCCTGCCCCCAATAGAAAGAAGTTTTGTGTGCCATCCTCTGATCAATAAGATCACTTTTGTAACAATATCAGAAAAATGAGCAAGATTTTTCCTACCTGAAATAATGGGGCAACCCAAATATTTGATCGGAAACTTTTGATGCTTCATACCAGTAATATTTTGCAATCTAGTAATATTGCTAAGAGAAGAATTTTCAGCAACTGCAAAGCAACTTTTGCTCTTGTTAATGAGTTGCCCAGAGATGTTCTCATAGGTCTTAAGCACTTCCAAAACCATCTTCAGGGGCCTCTTGCCACCATTACAAAATAAAATAGTATCATCAGCAAATGATAGGTGGTTTATTTGGGGTCCATTTTCTTTCATGTAGAAACCTTTGTAACCAGGCTTCCTTTTTAACCCATTAAGCATTTGAGAAAGGAGTTCAGCACTCAAGAAAAAAAGGGATAGTGATAAAGGGTCGCCTTGTCTCAATCCCCTCTCTGATTTGAAGAAACCCTGCTTATTTCCATTAACAATCACCGAATACCAATtgttagatatatatatatatatatatatctgtgaaTAAGAGTAACCCAAGTCTCTGAGAATCCCATTTTCCTCAGGGCTGAGCATAGAAAGTTCCAAGAGACTCTGTCATATGCTTTAGTCATATCCAACTTGACAACAATATGTTTCCCTCTATTTGGTTTCTTGATATCATTGGAAATTTCTTGGGTGAGTAAGATGTTTTCAGTTATTGCTCTTCCTTTAACAAAGCCACTTTGATTCTTAGAAATGATCCTAGGCAGTATGGTAGCCAATCTAGCATTTATAATCTTAGAGATTATTTTTCTAGACACATTACAAAGACTTATAGGTCTGAGATCACTAAACTTTTGAGGGTTATCCACTTTAGGGATCATTACAAGGCAAGTATAAGTGTAGAACTTTGGGAGAGAGGCACCTTCAAAGACTGCTATTATAGCATTATGTAGATCATTGGCAATGACTGTCCAAGATTTTTGGAAGAAACAAGCACTAAGTCCATCTGGACCAGGCGCACTGTCAATATCCATGGAGAAAACAGTATCTTTAACTTCCTAAATAGTGGGATGTGCCATTAGGAAAGTGTTGTTTTCTTCTGTGATGCAACTCTGGAGGCAATTGAGAGGGTCTTGAGAAGTGGTTGGACTATCATTAGAGAACAGATGTTGATAGTACCTTACTGCAGCTTCTGCAATAATGTCATTTCCCTCTAACCACTGATCATTATCATCCATAATCTTCTTGATGGTGATTCTTCTCCTTCTATCTTTAATAATGCTACGAAAATAAGCAGTATTTGCATCACCTTTCTCCAACAATTTAATTCTAGCTTTTTGTCTAAGGATAGAGTCCTGAATCTTGAGGTATCTAGTAAATTCTGCTCTGCATCTGGATAGTTCCATTCTATTTTCAGCAGAGTTATTGTTTGTGCAGTTTTCCTCCAGTACTCTAATTTGGTTTTCCAACCTTTTAGGCTCCTCAAAGATATCTCCATAAACTTGTCTTGACCATATACTTAGGTCTTTGCAAGTCACTTTCAATTTCTGATGAAGAATATAAAGGGGATTACCATAGATGATCTGGCCCTAACTGTTTTGGACTCTGTGAGTAAAATCAAGATGTTCAGTCCACATGTTGAGGAACTTGAAATACTTGATGTTAGAGACTTCATTGTTGCTTTTGATGAGAAGGGGAGTGTGGTCATAACAGGTTCTAGACAAATGGGAGACTGATGTGATATTGAATAAGTCAAACCAGGCTGAGTTGAACACCAACCTATCCAGTCTCTTCCATATAGTGATAGGAGGTTCCATATTATCACACCAAGTATAATCAGATCCACTATATCTTGCATCTTGAAGGCCACAGTCATGAAGACAGGAAAGGAAGTCTAACCTTTCTTCCATTCTGTGGGGTCTTCCACCTTGTTTTTCCTCACTACAGGTTATGACATTGAAATCACCTGTAACCCCCCCAAGCACCAGAGATGGAAGTAGCAGTAGTTCTCAAATTTTCCCATAGTTCTTGTCTAAGTTCTTCAGAGCACTTAGCATAGACAATAGTAAGGAAAAATATTGAGACATTACTAAGGAAGACTTTGATAAGGACCTGCTGGTCTTTGTCTTGAATGATATCGATCATAATCTCATTAGTCCACGGCAGCCAGATCTTGTTGGAACAGTTATGGAACATATGTTGCATCCCAAGTTTCCTCTTGTATTTGTCAAGTTTGTTGCTATTAACCATAGGTTCTTGCAGGCACATCAAAAGGAGTATTGTATTGCTATTTGAAGTTTTTCAATCTTTCTAAGGATCCATTTGACCCTATCCCCCTAATGTTCCATGATATGAAGCTAATCATTGGTAATATTATAGGGAGGGGTTATTTTGATGATTGCTGCTAATCCTTTCCTCAGGATCAGCTGGGAAATTGATGCTTCCATGGTTCATCATATTTCTTGGAGACAGATTGTTGAAGAAAGAGACCTTTTGTTGAAATTGGTTGTTGGCATCTCCATCCTGGTGGGATCTGCTAGGATAATTCCTCATTATTTCATCATCTGAATTGGAGGTGTTCTTGTCTTCTGCAATAATATCCAGGCTTTCTTCATTCTCCATATTGATATCTTCCATGGCATTCTTATAAATAGAATTATCAACAATGGAGAATTCTACATCATTTAGTAGGCCTGGATCTGGTGGGTCTGGGTCAAAAACATCTATCTTATAACCCACTGTAATAGAATGACCTCCTTGTTTCTTAAGTCTTGATTCCTCCTGAGTGAGCATACTAGACAATTCACTAACATCGCACTTATCCTTAATAGTGTTATAGTTAATTTGGAATGGTCCATACTCAGGAGGAAATGAGTTTAGAATAAACTGAACCAAGAAGGAGTCATCCACTTTCATCCCCAAGGTCCGGAGTTTCGCTGCAATTTTAGTCATCTCGATGATATGATTTTGCATACTacgcgacccatcaaacttcatgGTCGTGAGTTCAGCCATTAGTGTACCAGCGAGAGACTTATCAGCAAAACAAAAACGTTCTTCCACAAACTTCAGGTATTCCCAAGCACTTTCTGTCTGTAGAATAGTACTCTTAATGTTGTTGGCAATAGTCATTCACATAAACATAAGGCTCAATCTGTTAGAGGGTTCCCATGCTTTATGGAAAGACTCCTCATCCTCACTGCTTGTATCAGTAATAGCAGCAGGCTTTTCTTTCAGCAAAGCCAAGTCAAGATCCATCATACCTAAGTGGAACTGGACTTGTTCATGCCACTCAGAGAAGTTCAATCCATTGAACACAATAACAGATGAAGCAAGCGAATTAAAAGGAATAGTTGCAAAATAGATATACGTGCTCAtaaattagaaaataatgtgGATTCAGCAAAATAATAAAAGTATATCGTAATTCTCCTTTGGGTGATACTACGACATACTATCATAATTTAAAAGTCATTTTCAACTTTAACAGGCAATTAAATATTTTCAATCAAACATATACGACATCTTtggatatacatacatatttgattaaataATATTAATTCACCTCATTATGTTCACTACTCATAGAATAATTGATTAACCTTTGGGAAAATCCTTAAGTTCTAGCAATAGTGAAAATTAATTTATCCATTCATTTTCAGTAATTGACATTTCATTAGTTTAATGGATAaatgaaaattttgtgtatgcATATTTTTCTTAAACATACTAGTTCGAccactttggtgactaacaaactatatTAACATAAATGCACACATAAAATAAATATCATAAAAAGTTTATGCATGTGAATATTTTAAACATTCGAGTTTGGTCACTTTGATGACTAACAAACTATAAACATACTACATGCACAAAATAAACATAATATTATGTGtgagcttattttaaacataCTAGTTCGgccactttggtgactaacaaaTTGTATAAATTTTAAACACATACAGCAGCCAGCACTTTTCATTATTGCACTGATGCGGGAACTGAGTGAAGTCATtacataatatacaaaaatatgatcTAAACTTTATCACCTTAACTGTGGGCTTAATAGGCAGAGCTTAAAACAACCAAACACCTTTAGCAGATTTAGAATTATACGTAATGCGTGCACTTAGAAAGTGGAGGTGTGTCTTACTGGCTGGAGAAAAAAAATCTGAGACATAAAACAAACATGCTACCAAGCCATATTCATTTAGACCTAGATTAGCTTCATATGGTAGACTTAT
The nucleotide sequence above comes from Lycium barbarum isolate Lr01 chromosome 3, ASM1917538v2, whole genome shotgun sequence. Encoded proteins:
- the LOC132631512 gene encoding uncharacterized protein LOC132631512, producing MVNSNKLDKYKRKLGMQHMFHNCSNKIWLPWTNEIMIDIIQDKDQQVLIKVFLSNVSIFFLTIVYAKCSEELRQELWENLRTTATSISGAWGGYRYSGSDYTWCDNMEPPITIWKRLDRLVFNSAWFDLFNITSKLKVTCKDLSIWSRQVYGDIFEEPKRLENQIRVLEENCTNNNSAENRMELSRCRAEFTRYLKIQDSILRQKARIKLLEKGDANTAYFRSIIKDRRRRITIKKIMDDNDQWLEGNDIIAEAAVSAPGPDGLSACFFQKSWTVIANDLHNAIIAVFEGASLPKFYTYTCLVMIPKVDNPQKFSDLRPISLCNVSRKIISKIINARLATILPRIISKNQSGFVKGRAITENILLTQEISNDIKKPNRGKHIVVKLDMTKAYDRVSWNFLCSALRKMGFSETWGFFKSERGLRQGDPLSLSLFFLSAELLSQMLNGLKRKPGYKGFYMKENGPQINHLSFADDTILFCNGGKRPLKMVLEVLKTYENISGQLINKSKSCFAVAENSSLSNITRLQNITGMKHQKFPIKYLGCPIISGRKNLAHFSDIVTKVILLIRGWHTKLLSIGGRAILIKHVLLALPIHLLSTVTPLKDTLQTIEKYMARFFWSGLDSGGKHHWASWENLCYPFKEGGTNFRRPEDICQAFNTKQRWSLRSTNSLWSDFMKNKYISGNHPVKSQWIRGQALFWKNLCGIKDDMDHNILCKINEILQNGIWEWDKLSTALTDDIKDGIIVEKVNINNNKEDTPIWTLSQNDKFSIGSAWRRYGGQDVATSLKVLKNKFVSGRLGENWSTICQACDTNIYQRTTLLVKWIKLVANCLKLNNDGICVQGIYGGGGTIRDHNGKIIFAYSIPLGPGTSNMAEAAALLYGLKWCSGNGFHSVWGETDSLLLIKCIKKEWKPPWMISNIIEDIQKLVEDHEFVITHCYREANKPADKLASLRHGFDEIQIFNSFSEIPSSVRGSIWIYGI